In Ferrimicrobium sp., a single window of DNA contains:
- a CDS encoding NifU family protein — protein MSTVDQERRSQLEALITKLRPAVQADGGDLYLASVDTETGRVVVGLSGACSSCAISTTTVKLGVERVLKAKLPWVTDVEGDLDTSLDFEESARLGTGAYVPISIRKS, from the coding sequence ATGAGCACCGTTGACCAGGAGCGCCGTTCCCAACTCGAAGCGCTGATTACCAAACTCCGACCTGCCGTACAAGCCGACGGCGGTGATCTGTACCTTGCCTCCGTCGATACCGAGACCGGCAGGGTCGTCGTTGGCCTCTCAGGTGCGTGCTCAAGTTGCGCGATCTCGACGACCACGGTCAAACTCGGTGTGGAACGTGTTCTCAAGGCCAAACTCCCCTGGGTCACCGATGTCGAGGGCGATCTTGACACGTCACTCGACTTCGAGGAGAGCGCGCGCCTTGGCACTGGCGCCTATGTGCCGATCTCGATTCGCAAGAGCTGA
- a CDS encoding inorganic diphosphatase has protein sequence MDPITAIIEIPRGSKNKYEVDHETGAVWLDRTLFTPMSYPLDYGFIDNTLGEDGDPLDILLLVDVPTFPGCHVKVRPVACFIMSDESGRDVKILGVPAKDVRYERYQELNDVPTHIQDEVEHFFSHYKDLEPGKSVTIEGWRDLAQAHDEIEASVKRYQH, from the coding sequence ATGGACCCGATTACCGCAATCATCGAGATCCCGCGCGGATCCAAAAACAAGTACGAAGTCGACCACGAGACCGGAGCTGTCTGGCTCGACCGCACCCTCTTTACACCGATGAGCTATCCGCTCGATTACGGCTTTATCGATAACACCCTTGGAGAGGATGGTGACCCGCTCGACATCCTGCTCCTCGTCGACGTGCCGACCTTCCCAGGGTGCCATGTGAAGGTCCGACCAGTGGCATGCTTTATCATGTCAGACGAGAGTGGGCGCGATGTAAAAATTCTTGGCGTCCCCGCCAAGGATGTTCGTTATGAGCGCTACCAGGAGTTGAACGACGTGCCGACGCATATCCAGGACGAAGTCGAGCACTTCTTTAGCCACTATAAGGATCTTGAGCCGGGTAAGTCAGTCACCATTGAGGGTTGGCGCGACCTCGCCCAAGCGCATGACGAAATCGAAGCCTCCGTCAAGAGGTATCAGCATTGA